In Chlorogloeopsis sp. ULAP01, the following are encoded in one genomic region:
- a CDS encoding Na+/H+ antiporter subunit E, which yields MIGYLNLILRLVIWFLLTANWSVANIIIGVSVALLLPHRHKAAGALKDWLRALGEVLVAIPQAYIEAFEIILRPHNEEDVTLERVKPRRTPGLIFLDIFLITFTPKTIVLKYHEDGWYEVHRVRRRKKA from the coding sequence ATGATTGGGTATTTGAATCTGATATTGCGGCTAGTCATCTGGTTTCTGCTCACCGCCAATTGGAGTGTGGCAAATATCATCATTGGCGTTAGTGTCGCACTTCTATTGCCACACAGACACAAAGCCGCAGGAGCATTAAAGGATTGGCTACGAGCGTTGGGTGAGGTGCTTGTGGCAATTCCCCAGGCATATATTGAGGCTTTTGAAATTATCCTCCGTCCGCATAATGAAGAAGATGTCACCCTAGAACGAGTTAAACCACGACGGACACCCGGACTCATATTTCTAGATATATTTCTGATTACATTTACGCCAAAGACAATCGTCTTGAAATACCACGAAGATGGCTGGTATGAAGTACACCGGGTTCGACGGAGGAAGAAGGCATGA
- a CDS encoding Na(+)/H(+) antiporter subunit B has translation MKWLYIIAGIALFVKMLVIPNPAPDLSISIVESIVQDSGVPNAVSGIIFRNRLYDTIYEVVVFTIAILGANFLLANERPSCTIYQFTDQPSIVLARLGATIAALVGIELAIRGHLSPGGGFAAGVAGGTAIGLVAITSSSEWMQAIYKRWHAATWEKVSVLIFIILAAITLAGVELPHGELGALVSGGVVPLLNILVAIKVALGSWAVILVFIRYRGLL, from the coding sequence ATGAAATGGCTCTATATTATAGCAGGAATAGCGCTGTTTGTCAAAATGCTTGTCATCCCTAACCCAGCACCAGACTTGTCGATTTCTATCGTCGAGTCGATAGTACAAGATAGTGGGGTGCCTAATGCAGTTTCGGGTATCATTTTTAGGAACCGTCTGTACGACACTATCTATGAGGTGGTAGTATTTACGATCGCGATTTTAGGTGCCAATTTTTTGTTGGCAAATGAAAGGCCATCCTGCACAATCTATCAGTTCACAGATCAACCATCGATTGTTCTGGCACGTCTGGGGGCGACAATTGCCGCGTTGGTGGGTATCGAACTGGCAATTCGGGGGCATTTGAGTCCAGGTGGTGGTTTTGCGGCTGGGGTGGCGGGCGGAACGGCGATCGGGCTTGTAGCGATTACCTCTTCATCGGAGTGGATGCAGGCAATCTACAAGCGCTGGCACGCTGCTACATGGGAAAAGGTTTCGGTTCTGATTTTCATCATACTGGCAGCGATCACTTTGGCGGGAGTGGAATTACCGCACGGAGAGTTGGGCGCACTTGTCAGTGGTGGAGTTGTTCCCCTGCTCAACATTTTGGTTGCCATCAAAGTCGCATTGGGATCGTGGGCGGTGATTTTAGTTTTTATTCGTTATCGCGGATTGTTGTGA
- a CDS encoding DUF4040 domain-containing protein, whose protein sequence is MNDTYVYIIVALLPLAASMVVLQVNPYHALVIRGILGAVAALVYVVLGAADVALTEALVGTMLAITLYAIAVRSSLVMRLGVLQDESSEADDNHYFGQLMNNLRTIFGKRHMRLELVPYTNTQALHRALMDKEVHAICTPSEHSQQDSTVSGGEKQPYHTTTRVQRIYDIIQNELSSPGTTLIYVSTSDSREKHP, encoded by the coding sequence ATGAATGATACCTATGTCTATATCATAGTTGCTCTGCTGCCCTTGGCTGCGTCTATGGTGGTACTTCAGGTTAATCCATATCATGCTCTGGTAATTCGCGGCATCTTGGGAGCAGTGGCGGCATTGGTATATGTGGTTTTAGGGGCGGCGGATGTTGCTTTAACTGAAGCATTGGTAGGTACCATGCTCGCAATTACTCTCTACGCCATTGCGGTGCGTTCATCACTGGTTATGCGTCTTGGCGTACTTCAAGACGAATCAAGCGAGGCTGATGATAATCACTATTTTGGGCAACTGATGAATAACTTACGAACCATCTTTGGCAAACGCCATATGCGTCTTGAGTTAGTGCCATATACAAATACACAGGCTTTGCACCGGGCGCTGATGGACAAGGAAGTCCATGCGATTTGTACCCCATCAGAACACAGTCAGCAAGACAGCACAGTGTCTGGAGGCGAAAAGCAACCTTATCACACCACGACCAGGGTTCAACGCATTTATGACATTATCCAAAATGAACTTTCATCACCAGGGACAACCCTAATTTATGTAAGTACATCAGACTCTAGGGAGAAGCATCCATGA
- a CDS encoding cation:proton antiporter yields MSTITIGWIALPFFVGFVIYLFPKFDRYLALSTAVVSGGYALQLFAERPLRLQLLDNFGVTLTIDQLSGYFILTNALVTAAVILYCWYSAKTAFFYAQTIILHGSVNAAFVCSDFISLYVALEVISIAAFLLIAYPRSDRSIWVGLRYLFVSNVAMLFYLVGAVLVYQTHHSFGFAGLRGAPPEALALIFLGLLVKGGIFVSGLWLPLTHSESETPVSAMLSGIVVKAGVYPLVRCALFLDEIDPIVRIFGVGTALLGVFYAVFEKDTKRMLAFHTVSQLGFILAAPGVGGFYALTHGLVKSALFLIVGVLPSRNLKELQQKPIDTSVWIALVIASFSISGFPLLSGFGAKVLTTKNLLPWQAIAMNIAALGTAISFAKFIFLPHERQKKQEDVKPGFWAAMILLIGGLVLANVVYFEAYTVANVIKPLAIIAVGWLAYFLMFRRSVLKLPRLLEQFEHLIGVMSLMLILLFWMVFA; encoded by the coding sequence ATGAGTACCATTACGATTGGATGGATCGCACTCCCGTTTTTTGTGGGGTTTGTCATTTATCTGTTCCCCAAATTTGACCGATATCTCGCACTGAGCACGGCTGTTGTTTCGGGCGGATACGCGCTACAACTGTTTGCCGAGCGACCCCTGAGACTGCAATTATTGGATAATTTTGGCGTCACATTAACGATAGATCAGTTAAGCGGCTATTTTATATTGACCAATGCGCTGGTAACAGCAGCAGTGATTCTCTACTGTTGGTACAGTGCTAAGACAGCTTTTTTTTATGCACAGACTATAATTCTGCATGGTAGTGTAAATGCCGCATTCGTCTGTTCAGATTTTATTAGTTTATACGTAGCCTTAGAGGTAATCAGTATTGCTGCGTTTCTGTTGATAGCTTATCCTCGGAGCGATCGCTCGATTTGGGTGGGTTTGCGCTATCTATTTGTCAGCAATGTGGCAATGCTGTTTTATTTAGTGGGCGCGGTGCTGGTTTATCAGACACATCATTCATTTGGTTTTGCAGGTTTGCGTGGAGCACCTCCAGAGGCACTAGCCCTGATTTTTCTGGGACTTTTGGTCAAGGGAGGTATTTTTGTATCGGGATTGTGGTTACCTTTGACTCACTCCGAATCGGAAACACCAGTGTCAGCCATGCTGTCGGGAATTGTGGTAAAGGCTGGTGTCTATCCACTGGTGCGTTGTGCTCTGTTTTTGGATGAGATTGATCCGATTGTCAGGATATTTGGAGTTGGAACGGCGCTTTTGGGAGTGTTCTATGCAGTCTTTGAAAAAGATACCAAGCGGATGCTGGCATTTCATACAGTTTCGCAGTTAGGCTTTATCCTTGCGGCACCTGGGGTGGGTGGCTTTTATGCGTTGACACACGGTTTGGTTAAATCGGCACTGTTTTTGATCGTAGGAGTTTTGCCGAGCCGAAATCTGAAGGAGTTGCAACAAAAGCCAATTGATACCTCAGTCTGGATTGCCTTGGTGATAGCTAGCTTCTCAATATCAGGCTTTCCTTTGTTGTCGGGTTTTGGGGCGAAAGTATTGACGACGAAAAATCTACTACCTTGGCAAGCGATCGCCATGAACATTGCAGCCCTGGGAACTGCCATATCGTTTGCCAAATTCATATTTCTACCCCATGAAAGACAAAAGAAACAAGAGGATGTAAAACCCGGTTTTTGGGCAGCGATGATCTTATTGATTGGTGGTTTGGTTTTAGCAAATGTTGTGTATTTCGAGGCTTATACCGTTGCAAATGTGATCAAACCACTGGCAATTATCGCCGTTGGCTGGTTGGCATATTTTTTGATGTTTCGACGTTCAGTCCTCAAGCTGCCGCGTCTACTTGAGCAATTTGAGCATCTAATCGGTGTGATGAGTTTGATGTTGATTCTGCTGTTCTGGATGGTATTTGCATGA
- a CDS encoding monovalent cation/H(+) antiporter subunit G: protein MINLFSYTCIGVGIVFWFWGTSHLLGKRSVLFKLHSLSVADTLGSMSVIVGLLLKIPSEWPLLILAIISLAIWNTMLGYVLAYCSSGGGKNE from the coding sequence ATGATCAACCTGTTTAGCTATACCTGTATCGGCGTAGGCATCGTCTTCTGGTTTTGGGGAACTTCTCATCTGCTCGGCAAGCGATCGGTGTTATTCAAATTGCATAGTCTTTCGGTTGCGGATACGCTCGGATCTATGAGTGTAATCGTCGGGTTGCTTCTGAAGATACCCAGTGAATGGCCATTACTTATCCTTGCCATTATCTCCTTAGCGATTTGGAATACGATGCTGGGGTATGTGCTGGCATATTGTTCTAGTGGCGGAGGCAAAAATGAATGA
- a CDS encoding cation:proton antiporter subunit C: MLEACVFATILCGFFGIIFKKNLVMKIISMDVMSTGVIAYYVLIASRDGLFTPIVSKVKNVAYSDPVPQAVILTAIVIGLSIQALMLVGVMKLARDNPTLESNEIEKSNTP, from the coding sequence CGGATTTTTTGGCATCATTTTTAAAAAGAATCTTGTTATGAAGATTATCTCCATGGATGTGATGAGCACGGGGGTTATCGCCTATTACGTGCTGATTGCATCACGAGATGGCTTATTCACACCTATTGTTTCAAAGGTCAAAAATGTCGCTTACTCCGATCCGGTTCCTCAGGCGGTGATATTGACGGCGATTGTGATCGGCTTGTCGATTCAAGCCTTAATGCTGGTTGGTGTCATGAAGTTGGCACGGGATAATCCGACATTGGAAAGCAACGAAATCGAGAAGAGCAATACCCCATGA